A stretch of Lepisosteus oculatus isolate fLepOcu1 chromosome 11, fLepOcu1.hap2, whole genome shotgun sequence DNA encodes these proteins:
- the LOC102691083 gene encoding procathepsin L-like, which yields MKLIILSALCIGVVHSASLFLQDFEFEKWKLKHGRNYSSPVEESRRKETWLSNLKLVIEHNTLADLGLKSYRLGMTAFADMDNEEYKHMMFQGCLGHFNTTKAKSGFTFQAKDSNVLDSVDWRTMGYVTGVKNQLSCGSCWAFSATGSLEGQHFRATGKLVSLSEQQLVDCSRAFGNYGCGGGLMDQAFLYIKAAGGIDTEDFYPYEARDSTCRFSPNTIGSTCSGYFDVVPRDESTLQSAVAIMGPVSVGIDAGNPSFQLYKSGIYDEPGCSSTSLNHGVLVVGYGTESTKDYWIVKNSWGVSWGENGYIRMSRNKHNQCGIASLASYPLV from the exons ATGAAATTGATCATTCTGTCCGCTCTCTGCATTGGTGTGGTCCACTCAGCCAGCCTATTTCTTCAGGACTTTGAGTTCGAGAAGTGGAAACTTAAACATG GCAGGAACTACAGCTCCCCTGTTGAGGAGTCCCGGCGTAAAGAGACCTGGCTGTCCAACCTCAAGCTAGTGATCGAACACAACACGCTGGCCGACCTGGGCCTCAAGTCCTACAGGCTGGGGATGACTGCATTCGCAGACATG GACAATGAGGAGTACAAGCACATGATGTTCCAGGGCTGTCTGGGCCACTTCAACACCACCAAAGCCAAGAGTGGCTTCACCTTCCAGGCAAAGGACTCTAATGTGCTTGACAGTGTTGACTGGAGGACCATGGGATATGTCACTGGAGTCAAGAACCAGTTGAGCTGTGGTTCATGTTGGGCCTTCAGTGCG ACAGGCTCTCTGGAAGGGCAGCACTTCCGGGCAACTGGGAAGCTGGTGTCTCTGAGCGAGCAACAGCTGGTCGACTGCTCTAGAGCCTTTGGGAACTACGGCTGTGGAGGAGGCCTGATGGACCAGGCCTTTCTTTACATTAAGGCAGCGGGAGGAATTGACACTGAAGACTTCTATCCTTACGAGGCCAGG GACTCGACCTGCCGTTTCAGTCCCAACACCATCGGGTCCACGTGCTCTGGATACTTCGATGTCGTTCCCAGAGACGAGAGCACCCTCCAGAGTGCTGTGGCCATCATGGGGCCTGTGTCTGTGGGCATCGACGCAGGAAATCCTTCGTTTCAACTCTATAAGTCCG GCATCTATGATGAGCCTGGCTGCAGCTCCACTTCCCTGAATCATGGAGTGTTAGTAGTTGGCTATGGGACTGAGTCTACTAAAGATTACTGGATTGTGAAAAACAG CTGGGGCGTCTCCTGGGGAGAAAACGGCTACATCAGGAtgtcccgaaataaacacaacCAGTGTGGGATCGCTTCCTTAGCCAGCTACCCTCTTGTGTAG